Proteins encoded within one genomic window of Bacillus thuringiensis:
- the yabQ gene encoding spore cortex biosynthesis protein YabQ, giving the protein MSLTIQLYTMLSMIGMGAWIGASLDTYQRFLKRQERKRWLVFIHDILFWIVQALFVFYVLLLVNEAELRIYVFLALLCGFAAYQSLLKAVYMRLLNFLIYIFVQTTHFFVQIIQLLMIKPVIIIAQLFIAFILFLFRILLSIGHVLWKMVIWILLFIWKVFFWPVRFIASLIWKLLPNRVKLFIMKHVGFLQYVAKLKGHIFQLWERIKKKLGGPRK; this is encoded by the coding sequence ATGAGTCTAACAATTCAGTTGTATACGATGCTCTCAATGATTGGAATGGGTGCTTGGATTGGAGCGTCTTTAGATACCTACCAACGATTTTTAAAGCGTCAAGAACGTAAACGTTGGCTTGTATTTATACATGATATACTATTTTGGATTGTCCAAGCATTATTCGTTTTTTATGTATTGCTTCTTGTAAATGAAGCTGAACTACGTATATATGTATTTTTAGCATTATTATGTGGTTTTGCGGCATATCAAAGCTTATTGAAAGCAGTATATATGAGACTGTTAAATTTTCTCATCTATATTTTTGTGCAAACAACACACTTTTTTGTTCAAATTATACAGCTACTCATGATAAAACCTGTTATTATTATAGCGCAGCTATTTATTGCATTTATATTATTCTTATTTCGTATACTGCTTTCAATTGGACATGTGTTATGGAAAATGGTGATTTGGATATTACTTTTCATATGGAAAGTTTTTTTCTGGCCTGTTCGATTTATTGCTTCGCTCATATGGAAACTTCTCCCTAATCGTGTTAAACTTTTTATAATGAAACATGTAGGGTTCCTGCAATATGTAGCAAAATTGAAGGGACATATCTTCCAATTATGGGAGCGTATAAAAAAGAAGTTAGGGGGACCTCGGAAATGA
- the divIC gene encoding cell division protein DivIC: protein MRELRQRTIEKQSPNPVKEHIIQTDENRKRLYRRLAVFLVFAFTIIASISVTFYQQNSSIRAKEAKVKDMKKELDSLTNKEKSLKDEVQKLNDEEYVLKIARRDYFFSGKGEIIFPVSK from the coding sequence ATGAGGGAACTGAGACAAAGAACAATCGAAAAACAGAGTCCAAATCCTGTTAAAGAGCATATAATACAAACGGATGAGAACAGGAAGCGACTTTATCGCCGTTTAGCGGTTTTTCTTGTCTTTGCTTTTACAATTATTGCGAGTATTAGTGTAACGTTTTATCAACAAAACAGTTCCATTAGAGCAAAAGAAGCAAAAGTTAAGGACATGAAAAAAGAACTGGATTCATTAACGAATAAAGAAAAGAGTCTAAAAGACGAAGTTCAAAAGTTAAATGATGAAGAGTACGTATTAAAGATTGCTAGAAGGGATTATTTCTTCTCTGGAAAAGGGGAGATAATTTTTCCTGTTTCTAAGTAG
- a CDS encoding S1 domain-containing RNA-binding protein, producing the protein MSIEVGSKLQGKVTGITNFGAFVELPEGLTGLVHISEVADNYVKDINDHLKVGDQVEVKVINVEKDGKIGLSIKKAKEREKTEGDRPRGEYQRGGDQQRSGRPQRNNRSFNRDNRGGGNDRAPKETFEQKMARFLKDSEDRLTSLKRNTESKRGGRGARRG; encoded by the coding sequence ATGTCAATCGAGGTAGGCAGCAAGTTACAGGGTAAAGTAACAGGTATTACAAATTTTGGGGCTTTTGTGGAGCTGCCAGAAGGCTTAACGGGTCTAGTTCATATTAGTGAAGTTGCTGATAATTATGTGAAAGATATTAACGATCACTTAAAAGTGGGCGACCAAGTAGAAGTAAAAGTTATTAACGTTGAAAAAGATGGTAAGATCGGTCTATCTATTAAAAAAGCGAAAGAGCGTGAAAAAACAGAAGGAGATCGTCCACGTGGTGAATACCAACGCGGTGGCGATCAACAACGTTCTGGACGTCCACAACGTAATAATCGTTCTTTCAACAGAGATAACCGTGGCGGTGGTAACGACCGAGCTCCAAAAGAAACATTCGAGCAAAAAATGGCACGTTTCTTAAAGGATAGCGAAGATCGCTTAACTTCTTTAAAACGTAACACAGAATCTAAACGTGGTGGCCGTGGCGCACGTCGCGGATAA
- the spoIIE gene encoding stage II sporulation protein E: MPKAGRNTMNTSALAMNESQLGAVKWTSKLRMKFEQVFFRWGFIIVVIGFLLGRAYILTNILPFALPFFAAVYVMKRDKMPLAFLALMGGALSVSIDNLFFTFASIFTFFIYNIFFSRFTRKTVGLVPFQVFISALTAHLVVVYFAQQTVTMYDLLVSTIEAGLSFVLTMIFLQSVPLLVERKGKQQALETEEIVCLIILLASVLTGTTDWFVYDASIQHIFTRYLVLVFAFIAGAATGSTVGVVTGLILSLANVSSLSQLSLLAFSGLLGGLLKEGKRLGVSLGLLIGTSLITLYVDKQTNIVTTLIESGVAIAFFLLTPKLVMDRIAKFMPGTQEHSQDQQQYLRRMRDVTANKINQFANVFAALSNSFSVYGYVEEEDKETEADLFLSTITAKTCQTCFKKDQCWVVNFDKTYDYMKQIMSETEEGTLQHNRKLVREWDKHCVRGKKVTDLVAGELDHFYEGQKLRKQMKENRRIVAEQLLGVSKVMEDFAKEIQRERENHQVQEEQILQAFRDFGVEIEHVDIYCLDRGSIDIEMLIPVASNEHGECEKLVAPMLSDILKENIVVKHEEKSSYPNGHSLISFGSAKTYSLDTGLATAAKGGGFVSGDSYAMMDLSVGKYALAISDGMGNGQRAHMESKETVKLLQKILQSGIDEEIAIKSINSILSLRTTEEMFTTLDLAMVDLRDASAKFLKIGSTPSFVKRANNILKIEASNLPMGIIEDVEVDVVGEQLKTGDILIMMSDGIFEGAQHVENHELWMKRKIKELQTEDPQEIADIIMEEVIRSCDGYINDDMTIVVAKVKKNMPKWATIPIVGVKAQ; this comes from the coding sequence ATGCCTAAAGCAGGAAGGAATACTATGAATACAAGTGCATTGGCAATGAATGAGAGTCAGCTTGGAGCAGTAAAGTGGACGAGTAAGTTGCGAATGAAGTTTGAGCAAGTTTTCTTTAGATGGGGATTTATTATTGTTGTTATTGGTTTTCTTTTGGGACGAGCATATATATTAACAAACATTTTACCGTTTGCACTGCCGTTTTTTGCTGCTGTTTATGTTATGAAACGGGATAAAATGCCGCTCGCGTTCTTGGCTCTAATGGGAGGCGCACTTTCAGTTTCGATAGATAATTTATTCTTTACCTTTGCATCTATTTTTACTTTCTTCATTTATAATATCTTCTTCAGTCGATTTACACGTAAAACTGTTGGTCTTGTTCCGTTCCAAGTATTTATCTCCGCATTAACCGCACATTTAGTTGTCGTATATTTTGCACAACAAACCGTCACCATGTACGATTTACTCGTTAGTACGATTGAAGCAGGGCTTAGCTTCGTATTAACTATGATATTTTTGCAAAGTGTTCCGCTTTTAGTAGAAAGAAAAGGTAAACAGCAAGCGTTAGAGACAGAAGAAATCGTTTGTTTAATTATATTACTAGCATCTGTTTTAACAGGTACAACAGATTGGTTTGTATATGATGCTTCTATTCAACATATTTTTACTAGGTATTTAGTGCTCGTGTTTGCATTTATCGCGGGGGCCGCTACAGGATCTACAGTGGGGGTTGTAACTGGACTAATATTAAGTTTAGCCAATGTCTCCAGCTTATCTCAGCTTAGCTTGTTAGCCTTTTCTGGGTTGCTTGGTGGTTTATTAAAAGAAGGGAAACGTTTAGGTGTTAGTTTAGGTTTATTAATTGGGACGAGCTTGATTACGCTATATGTAGACAAGCAAACAAACATTGTGACAACTTTAATTGAATCTGGTGTGGCGATTGCTTTCTTCTTATTAACACCGAAACTTGTAATGGATCGTATTGCTAAATTTATGCCGGGCACACAGGAACATTCGCAAGATCAACAGCAGTATTTAAGAAGGATGCGTGATGTTACAGCGAATAAGATTAATCAATTTGCCAATGTATTTGCTGCTTTATCTAATAGCTTTTCTGTATATGGATATGTGGAGGAGGAAGATAAAGAGACAGAGGCAGATTTGTTCTTAAGTACAATTACTGCGAAAACATGTCAAACATGCTTTAAAAAGGACCAATGCTGGGTAGTTAACTTTGATAAAACGTATGATTATATGAAACAAATAATGAGCGAAACGGAAGAGGGGACGTTGCAGCATAATCGGAAGTTAGTTCGTGAATGGGATAAGCATTGTGTAAGAGGGAAGAAAGTGACGGATTTAGTAGCAGGCGAATTAGATCACTTTTATGAGGGGCAAAAATTACGAAAACAAATGAAGGAAAATCGTAGAATAGTAGCAGAGCAACTATTAGGTGTATCAAAAGTTATGGAAGATTTCGCTAAGGAGATACAGAGAGAACGAGAAAATCATCAAGTACAGGAAGAACAGATTTTGCAAGCGTTTCGTGATTTTGGTGTAGAAATAGAGCATGTTGATATTTATTGTTTAGATAGAGGGAGTATTGATATTGAAATGTTGATTCCAGTTGCATCTAATGAACATGGGGAATGTGAAAAGTTAGTTGCGCCGATGCTTTCTGATATTCTAAAGGAAAACATTGTTGTTAAACATGAAGAAAAATCTTCTTATCCGAACGGCCATAGCTTAATATCATTTGGTTCAGCAAAAACGTATTCTCTTGATACGGGATTGGCCACAGCTGCAAAAGGCGGTGGGTTTGTTTCGGGTGATTCTTACGCGATGATGGATTTAAGTGTTGGTAAATATGCACTTGCAATTAGTGATGGTATGGGAAATGGGCAAAGAGCTCATATGGAGAGTAAAGAAACGGTAAAATTATTACAAAAAATACTTCAATCAGGTATTGATGAGGAAATAGCGATTAAGTCTATCAATTCTATTCTTTCATTAAGAACAACAGAAGAGATGTTTACGACGTTAGATTTAGCTATGGTAGATTTGCGGGATGCGAGTGCGAAATTTTTAAAGATTGGATCGACGCCGAGTTTTGTTAAACGCGCAAATAATATTTTGAAAATTGAGGCGAGCAATCTGCCAATGGGGATTATTGAGGATGTTGAAGTTGATGTAGTGGGTGAACAATTAAAAACGGGCGATATTCTTATTATGATGAGCGATGGGATTTTTGAGGGAGCACAGCATGTGGAAAATCATGAACTATGGATGAAGCGGAAAATTAAAGAGTTACAAACCGAAGATCCGCAAGAAATTGCTGATATCATCATGGAAGAGGTGATTCGCTCTTGTGATGGTTATATAAATGACGATATGACCATTGTTGTGGCGAAAGTGAAGAAAAATATGCCAAAGTGGGCTACGATTCCAATTGTAGGAGTGAAGGCACAATAA
- the tilS gene encoding tRNA lysidine(34) synthetase TilS: MKDTFVEKVDDFVKQHDVLKERSTIVVGVSGGPDSLALLYYLLEKRAAKRFEIVVAHVDHMFRGDESHEDLQFVQDLCKGLGVICETIRINVSQYQQQYGMNAQVAARECRYAFLERIMKKYDARYVALGHHGDDQVETILMRLVRGSTPKGYAGIAVKRPFHNGYLIRPLLGVTKEEIVDYCNKLKIIPRIDPSNKKEVYTRNRLRKYVLPHLKEENSKVHEKFQKFSMQMQEDEAYLQELAFEKMNKVITKKSDKQVSLSIPAFESMSMPLQRRGIQLILNYLYEYKIPSSLSSIHIDKVIEFFKRTQPSGSLDFPGDLKIVRTYEECSFGFKQEIVSPFLQDLSVPGTITLSNGDKLVTEVSEDIPSNMNETVFVAKYNDISYPLRIRSRENGDRMSIQGMNGTKKIKAIFIEAKVPREKREEWPVVCDASGNIIWLPLLKRSAFAISKEKAKKDKYMIIHYKSKESSGRIMK, translated from the coding sequence TTGAAAGATACATTTGTTGAAAAGGTAGATGACTTTGTAAAGCAGCATGATGTATTAAAGGAACGTTCAACAATTGTTGTAGGTGTTTCAGGTGGTCCTGACTCTTTGGCTCTTCTATATTATTTGTTAGAAAAAAGAGCAGCAAAACGGTTTGAAATTGTAGTGGCACATGTGGATCACATGTTTAGAGGTGATGAATCTCATGAGGACTTACAGTTTGTGCAGGACCTTTGTAAAGGACTGGGAGTTATTTGCGAAACGATAAGGATTAATGTGTCGCAATATCAACAGCAATACGGGATGAATGCACAGGTTGCTGCTAGAGAATGCAGATATGCATTTTTGGAAAGAATAATGAAGAAATATGATGCGAGGTATGTAGCTCTTGGACATCATGGTGATGATCAAGTGGAGACGATTTTAATGCGTCTTGTACGAGGGAGTACTCCGAAAGGGTATGCAGGAATTGCGGTGAAGCGTCCTTTTCATAATGGGTATTTAATTAGGCCGTTACTTGGAGTAACGAAGGAGGAAATTGTTGATTACTGTAATAAGCTAAAAATAATTCCCCGTATAGATCCGAGTAATAAAAAGGAAGTATATACAAGGAATCGATTACGTAAATATGTTCTTCCTCATTTGAAAGAAGAAAATTCAAAAGTGCATGAGAAATTTCAAAAATTTAGCATGCAGATGCAAGAGGATGAGGCGTATTTGCAGGAATTAGCTTTTGAGAAAATGAATAAAGTAATTACAAAAAAAAGTGATAAACAAGTTAGCTTATCAATTCCTGCCTTTGAATCCATGTCTATGCCTTTACAAAGAAGAGGGATTCAACTAATATTAAACTATCTTTATGAATATAAGATTCCATCTTCTCTTTCCTCTATACATATTGACAAAGTGATTGAGTTTTTTAAGCGGACACAACCTTCGGGTTCACTTGATTTCCCAGGTGATTTAAAAATTGTTCGCACATACGAGGAGTGTAGCTTTGGATTTAAACAAGAAATTGTTTCTCCTTTTTTACAAGATTTATCAGTACCCGGGACAATTACGCTATCGAACGGGGATAAACTTGTAACCGAGGTGAGCGAAGATATACCAAGTAACATGAATGAAACAGTATTTGTTGCTAAGTATAATGATATATCATATCCACTTCGTATTCGTTCTAGAGAAAATGGAGATCGCATGTCAATACAAGGTATGAATGGTACCAAAAAGATAAAAGCTATTTTTATCGAAGCGAAAGTACCAAGAGAAAAAAGAGAAGAATGGCCGGTCGTTTGTGATGCAAGTGGGAATATTATTTGGTTACCCTTGTTGAAGCGATCTGCATTTGCTATCTCGAAAGAGAAGGCAAAGAAGGATAAATATATGATTATTCACTACAAAAGCAAGGAGTCTTCCGGGAGGATAATGAAATGA
- the hpt gene encoding hypoxanthine phosphoribosyltransferase, with translation MMNQDIEKVLISEEQIQEKVLELGAIIAEDYKNTVPLAIGVLKGAMPFMADLLKRTDTYLEMDFMAVSSYGHSTVSTGEVKILKDLDTSVEGRDILIVEDIIDSGLTLSYLVDLFKYRKAKSVKIVTLLDKPTGRKVDLKADYVGFTVPHEFVVGYGLDYKEQYRNLPYVGVLKPSVYSN, from the coding sequence ATGATGAATCAAGATATCGAAAAAGTATTAATTTCTGAAGAGCAAATACAAGAAAAGGTGCTCGAATTAGGCGCAATTATTGCAGAGGATTACAAAAACACAGTACCTCTTGCGATTGGTGTACTAAAGGGTGCAATGCCATTCATGGCAGATTTATTAAAGAGAACAGATACATATCTTGAAATGGATTTTATGGCTGTATCTAGTTACGGTCACTCAACTGTTTCAACAGGCGAAGTGAAAATTTTAAAAGACCTTGATACTTCTGTAGAAGGTCGCGATATTTTAATCGTTGAAGATATTATTGATAGCGGTCTTACGCTAAGTTACTTAGTAGACCTATTTAAATATCGTAAAGCGAAGTCTGTAAAAATCGTTACGTTATTAGATAAACCAACAGGCCGTAAGGTAGATTTGAAAGCGGATTATGTTGGATTTACTGTACCGCATGAATTTGTTGTAGGATATGGATTAGATTATAAAGAGCAATACCGTAATCTTCCTTATGTAGGAGTATTAAAACCAAGCGTTTACTCAAATTAA
- the ftsH gene encoding ATP-dependent zinc metalloprotease FtsH, giving the protein MNRIFRNTIFYLLIFLVVIGIVSYFNGSTQKTTSVSYDKFITKLEKGEVRNVQLQPKNGVFEVKGQFNNSSQGEQFVTYAPNTEELQKKINDKAQGAEVKYQPAEETSAWVTFFTSIIPFVIIFILFFFLLNQAQGGGSRVMNFGKSKAKLYNDEKKKVRFRDVAGADEEKQELVEVVEFLKDPRKFAEVGARIPKGVLLVGPPGTGKTLLARAVAGEAGVPFFSISGSDFVEMFVGVGASRVRDLFENAKKNAPCIIFIDEIDAVGRQRGAGLGGGHDEREQTLNQLLVEMDGFGANEGIIIIAATNRPDILDPALLRPGRFDRQITVDRPDVNGREAVLKVHARNKPLDENINLRAIATRTPGFSGADLENLLNEAALVAARQDKKKIDMSDIDEATDRVIAGPAKKSRVISEKERNIVAFHEAGHTVIGVVLDEADVVHKVTIVPRGQAGGYAVMLPKEDRYFMTKPELLDKITGLLGGRVAEEIVFGEVSTGAHNDFQRATGIARRMVTEFGMSDKLGPMQFGSSQGGQVFLGRDFHSEQNYSDAIAHEIDVEMQTIMKECYARAKEILTENRDKLDLIAKTLLEVETLDAEQINHLCDYGRLPERPTSSADVKVNINMKKDDEESEDK; this is encoded by the coding sequence ATGAATCGTATCTTCCGTAATACCATCTTTTATTTACTGATATTCCTAGTAGTAATTGGAATCGTGAGCTATTTTAATGGTTCGACACAAAAAACGACATCAGTTAGCTACGATAAATTCATTACTAAACTAGAAAAAGGTGAAGTGCGTAATGTGCAGCTTCAACCGAAAAATGGTGTGTTTGAAGTAAAAGGACAATTTAATAACTCTAGCCAGGGAGAACAATTTGTTACTTATGCACCAAATACTGAGGAATTACAAAAGAAAATTAATGATAAAGCGCAAGGTGCTGAAGTTAAGTATCAACCAGCAGAAGAAACAAGTGCTTGGGTAACCTTCTTTACTTCTATCATCCCGTTTGTCATTATCTTCATTTTATTCTTCTTCTTATTAAACCAAGCTCAGGGCGGCGGTAGCCGTGTTATGAACTTCGGGAAAAGTAAGGCGAAGTTATATAATGACGAAAAGAAAAAAGTTCGTTTCAGAGATGTTGCTGGAGCGGATGAAGAGAAACAAGAGCTTGTTGAGGTAGTTGAATTCTTGAAAGACCCTCGTAAGTTTGCTGAAGTTGGTGCCCGTATTCCGAAGGGTGTTCTATTAGTGGGACCTCCAGGTACAGGTAAAACTTTACTAGCACGTGCCGTTGCAGGTGAGGCAGGCGTTCCGTTCTTCTCTATCAGTGGTTCTGATTTCGTAGAGATGTTCGTCGGTGTCGGTGCATCACGTGTACGTGATTTATTCGAAAACGCAAAGAAAAATGCTCCTTGTATCATTTTCATTGATGAAATTGATGCGGTAGGACGTCAACGTGGCGCAGGTCTTGGTGGTGGCCATGATGAGCGCGAACAAACGTTAAACCAATTGCTTGTTGAAATGGATGGATTCGGTGCAAACGAAGGTATTATTATCATCGCTGCGACAAACCGTCCTGATATTCTTGACCCAGCATTATTACGTCCAGGTCGTTTTGACCGTCAAATTACAGTAGATCGTCCAGATGTAAATGGTCGTGAAGCTGTACTGAAAGTACATGCTCGTAATAAACCGCTTGATGAGAATATCAACTTAAGAGCAATCGCAACTCGTACGCCAGGATTCTCTGGTGCCGATCTTGAAAACTTATTAAACGAAGCTGCTTTAGTAGCTGCGCGTCAAGATAAGAAGAAAATTGATATGAGTGACATTGATGAAGCAACGGATCGTGTTATTGCAGGTCCAGCTAAAAAGAGTCGTGTTATCTCTGAAAAAGAACGTAATATCGTTGCTTTCCATGAAGCGGGCCACACTGTAATTGGTGTTGTTCTTGATGAAGCTGATGTCGTTCATAAAGTAACAATTGTCCCTCGTGGTCAAGCTGGTGGATATGCAGTAATGCTTCCGAAAGAAGATCGTTACTTCATGACAAAGCCAGAGTTACTTGATAAAATCACTGGTTTACTTGGTGGCCGAGTGGCTGAGGAGATTGTGTTTGGTGAAGTGAGTACAGGTGCTCACAACGACTTCCAACGTGCGACTGGCATTGCAAGACGTATGGTTACGGAATTCGGTATGAGTGATAAGCTTGGACCAATGCAATTTGGTAGCTCGCAAGGTGGTCAAGTGTTCTTAGGAAGAGACTTCCATTCAGAACAAAACTACAGTGATGCAATTGCACACGAAATTGATGTGGAAATGCAAACGATTATGAAAGAATGTTATGCTCGTGCAAAAGAAATTCTTACTGAAAATCGTGATAAACTAGATCTTATTGCGAAAACGTTACTTGAAGTAGAAACGTTAGATGCAGAGCAAATCAATCATTTATGTGATTACGGCAGATTGCCAGAACGTCCAACATCTTCAGCTGATGTGAAAGTAAACATCAACATGAAGAAGGACGATGAAGAGTCAGAAGATAAGTAA
- a CDS encoding type III pantothenate kinase: MIFVLDVGNTNAVLGVFEEGELRQHWRMETDRHKTEDEYGMLVKQLLEHEGLSFEDVKGIIVSSVVPPIMFALERMCEKYFKIKPLVVGPGIKTGLNIKYENPREVGADRIVNAVAGIHLYGSPLIIVDFGTATTYCYINEEKHYMGGVITPGIMISAEALYSRAAKLPRIEITKPSSVVGKNTVSAMQSGILYGYVGQVEGIVKRMKEEAKQEPKVIATGGLAKLISEESNVIDVVDPFLTLKGLYMLYERNANLQHEKGE; this comes from the coding sequence ATGATTTTTGTATTGGATGTAGGGAACACAAATGCTGTACTAGGCGTGTTTGAAGAGGGGGAACTTCGTCAACATTGGCGCATGGAAACAGATCGTCATAAGACAGAAGATGAATATGGAATGCTTGTAAAGCAGTTGCTTGAGCATGAAGGTCTTTCGTTTGAAGATGTGAAAGGTATTATCGTGTCTTCAGTCGTGCCACCAATTATGTTTGCTTTAGAGCGCATGTGTGAAAAGTATTTTAAAATTAAACCGCTTGTAGTAGGTCCTGGAATAAAAACGGGGCTAAATATTAAATATGAAAATCCACGTGAAGTAGGCGCGGACCGAATTGTAAATGCAGTAGCAGGAATCCACTTATATGGAAGTCCGCTTATTATTGTCGATTTTGGTACGGCTACTACATATTGTTATATTAACGAAGAAAAGCATTATATGGGTGGAGTTATTACGCCGGGAATTATGATTTCAGCAGAGGCTTTATATAGTAGAGCGGCAAAACTTCCTCGTATTGAAATTACAAAACCAAGCAGTGTTGTTGGGAAGAATACAGTAAGTGCGATGCAATCTGGCATTCTTTATGGGTATGTTGGACAAGTGGAAGGTATCGTTAAGCGTATGAAAGAGGAAGCTAAACAAGAACCGAAAGTTATTGCAACAGGTGGATTGGCGAAATTAATTTCAGAAGAATCGAATGTAATTGATGTTGTAGATCCATTTTTAACATTAAAAGGTTTATATATGTTATACGAGCGTAATGCAAATTTACAGCATGAGAAAGGTGAATAA
- the hslO gene encoding redox-regulated molecular chaperone HslO, which translates to MKDYLVKALAFDGEVRAYSVRTTNTVSEAQRRHDTWRTASAALGRSLTAGTMMGAMLKGDQKLTIKVEGNGPIGPILVDAHANGDVRGYVTNPHVDFEGTEQGKLRVYQAVGTEGFVTVIKDIGMREPFIGQSPIVSGELGEDFTYYFAVSEQTPSSVGVGVLVNGDDSILAAGGFILQIMPGAQEETISFIEERLQKIPPVSTLIEQGLSPEELLYAVLGEDKVKVLETMDVQFNCTCSRERIESVLISLGKTELEQVREEEEETEVHCHFCNERYKFSKEDITNLIENL; encoded by the coding sequence ATGAAAGATTATTTAGTAAAAGCGTTAGCATTTGATGGGGAAGTGCGTGCGTATAGTGTACGCACAACAAACACAGTAAGTGAGGCACAAAGACGTCATGATACATGGAGAACAGCTTCAGCGGCGCTTGGTCGTTCTTTAACTGCAGGTACAATGATGGGTGCAATGTTAAAAGGTGACCAAAAGTTAACGATTAAGGTAGAAGGTAATGGTCCGATTGGTCCTATCTTAGTAGATGCTCATGCAAATGGGGATGTACGTGGTTATGTAACAAATCCACATGTTGACTTTGAAGGAACGGAACAAGGGAAATTACGTGTATATCAAGCTGTAGGTACTGAAGGATTTGTAACGGTAATTAAAGATATTGGTATGCGTGAGCCATTTATTGGTCAATCTCCAATTGTTTCAGGAGAATTAGGGGAAGACTTCACGTATTATTTTGCAGTTTCCGAGCAGACACCTTCTTCTGTAGGTGTTGGCGTTCTTGTAAATGGGGATGATAGCATATTAGCGGCAGGTGGATTTATCCTTCAAATTATGCCAGGCGCACAGGAAGAAACAATTTCATTCATTGAAGAACGTTTGCAAAAAATCCCTCCAGTATCAACGTTGATCGAACAAGGGCTTTCTCCAGAAGAGTTACTGTATGCAGTTCTTGGAGAAGATAAAGTAAAAGTATTAGAAACGATGGATGTTCAATTTAATTGCACATGCTCACGCGAACGTATTGAGAGTGTGTTAATTAGTTTAGGTAAAACAGAGTTAGAGCAAGTTCGTGAAGAAGAGGAAGAGACAGAAGTTCACTGTCATTTCTGTAATGAACGATACAAGTTCTCTAAAGAAGATATTACAAATTTAATTGAGAATCTGTAA
- the cysK gene encoding cysteine synthase A produces MRVAQSVSELIGKTPIVKLNRIVESDSADIYLKLEFMNPGSSVKDRIALAMIEDAEKKGLLKEGDTIIEPTSGNTGIGLAMVAAAKGYKAILVMPETMSVERRNLLRAYGAELVLTPGPEGMGGAIRQATELAKEHGYFIPQQFKNQSNPEIHRLTTGPEIVEQMGDQLDAFIAGIGTGGTITGAGEVLKEAYKDIKIYAVEPADSPVLSGGKPGPHKIQGIGAGFVPETLDVEVYDEIVQVKTEQAFEYARRVAKEEGILVGISSGAVIYAATEIAKKLGKGKKVLVIIPSNGERYLSTPLYQFES; encoded by the coding sequence ATGCGAGTGGCACAATCAGTTTCAGAATTAATCGGGAAAACGCCGATCGTTAAGTTGAACCGCATCGTAGAATCAGACAGCGCAGATATATACTTAAAATTAGAATTTATGAATCCCGGGAGCAGCGTTAAAGATCGTATTGCGTTAGCTATGATTGAAGATGCTGAAAAAAAGGGATTATTAAAAGAGGGCGATACAATCATTGAGCCAACAAGTGGTAACACAGGAATTGGTTTAGCGATGGTAGCAGCTGCTAAAGGATATAAGGCAATTTTAGTAATGCCAGAAACGATGAGTGTTGAGCGTCGTAATTTATTACGTGCTTATGGCGCTGAATTAGTATTGACTCCAGGGCCTGAAGGAATGGGCGGAGCAATTCGTCAAGCGACTGAATTAGCAAAAGAACATGGTTACTTTATACCGCAACAGTTCAAAAATCAATCAAATCCAGAAATTCATCGTTTAACAACAGGTCCAGAAATTGTTGAACAAATGGGTGATCAATTAGATGCGTTTATTGCAGGTATTGGTACAGGTGGAACGATTACTGGTGCTGGTGAAGTACTGAAGGAAGCGTATAAAGATATTAAAATTTATGCAGTAGAACCTGCGGATTCACCAGTATTATCTGGTGGGAAACCAGGTCCACATAAAATCCAAGGAATTGGAGCGGGATTCGTTCCAGAGACATTGGATGTAGAAGTATATGATGAAATTGTTCAAGTGAAAACAGAGCAAGCATTTGAATATGCAAGAAGAGTGGCTAAAGAAGAAGGTATTTTAGTGGGTATCTCTTCAGGAGCGGTTATTTATGCAGCGACAGAAATTGCGAAAAAGTTAGGTAAAGGGAAAAAGGTACTTGTTATTATCCCAAGTAACGGTGAACGTTATTTAAGTACACCACTTTATCAATTTGAGTCTTAA